AAAGATGATGAACAATCAAGAACAAAGGATTCCCGAAGAAGTAGCGCCAGAGGTGTTGGAGTTAGCTTCCCGCTATTATACCGAACAGACTCAAGGTTACTCCTCTGCTGAGTTAATAGCCGCAGGAAAGGAAGTTGATATCCCTGTGGAGTTTATTCAGCAAGCAATTCAAGATGTTAAAAAACGAGAACAGGAAAAACAAGCAGCCGAAAAACAGTCAGCCAAATTTCGTCAACAAGTCTTGATGATTGGCGCAGGTATAGTAGCAGTATGTGCTGTTTGGACTGGCTGGACTTATAACTCAATTCAAAGCAGCAATAACAAAGTGGATGCAGCCGGCGCGCAAGTCGAAAATCAACTCCAGCGACGTGCTGATGTAATTCCCAGTCTGGTAAATGTCACACAAGCTTTTGCCAAACAAGAACAAGAGTTAGTTGCTTTATTGGTGCGATCGCGTCAAGCTTATTTACAAGCCGCCACTCCTGAACAAAAAGCTGATGCTGTTGTCCAAGTTAATCAAGCAATTAACCGTTTTAGTCAATATGCAGTTGCTAATCCCCAATTGCAATCTAGCCAATTATTTACTAATCTTCAGTATGAGCTAACGGGGACTGAAAATCGCCTCGCTGTTGAGCGGATGCGCTATAACCAAGCAGTACAAGCTCATAATCAAAAAATTCAAAGTTTTCCCAACTCCCTGGTAGCTAATATTTTTGGCTTTGAAAAGCAGGAATTTTTCCCAGTGACAAATACTGATCTTCCCCAAATTCCACCGCAATAACTGATCAACTTCTGGCAAAATGCCATCTTGGAGAAAAAAGGAACCACAGCTAAACACCGATAACATATGTGTATTTGTGGTTTAATCTCAAAAACATTCTCCAAAAAACAATGAGTCATGTAGTCATCATCGGTTGTGGTGTTGTGGGGGCTGCGATCGCCTATGAACTTAGCCTAGTTAAAAACTTAAAAATTACAGTCATCGACCGTCAACTACCCGCCCAAGCTTCCACAGGTGCAGCCCTGGGCGTTTTAATGGGCGTGATTAGTCATAAAATCAAAGGTCAGGCTTGGCGGCGGCGACAAACTAGCATTCAACGCTATGAAACCTTAATTCCGGAATTGGAAGCTGTAACAAACCGCAAAATCCCGTTTAACCGCCAAGGTATTCTCAGTCTTTTCGGGTCAGAAGAGAATGTAGCCGGATGGGAAAACCTCGCCGCAGTTCGCCATTCTCAAGGCTGGGAATTGGAACTTTGGGATACAGCCAAACTCAAAAATCTCTGTCCTCAAGTTGATCACACCAAAATTACAGGCGCGGTTTATTCTCCTCAAGACCGCCAACTAGATCCTACTGCTTTGACCTTAGCTTTAGTTGAGGCTGCCCAGCACAATGGGGTAACTTGCAAATTTGGTGTGAATGTTTTGGGGATGGATACCCCTACCTCAGAAATTGATACAATTAGTCAATGTCATTCAGTCGAGACGACAGAGGGAAAAATTGCCGCCGATTGGATTGTGGTAGCTGCGGGGTTGGGTTCCACACCACTAACGGCACAGTTAAACCAAATGCTGGATATCCGCCCGGTTTTGGGGCAAGCATTACATATACATTTAGATCAACCATTAGGTAATTCTGACTTTCAGCCGGTGATTACTGGTAATGATGTCCATGTTGTCCCTCTCGGTGGCGGTGATTACTGGGTAGGCGCAACGGTGGAGTTTCCGAGTAATGCAGATGAAATACTAGCAAATCCAGAATTGTTAGATACAGTTTGGCAGCAAGCGATCGCCTTTTGCCCAGATTTAGCCCCAGCCGAGATTATCCGCACTTGGTCGGGTTTACGTCCCCGCCCTGAAGGTCGTCCCGCACCAGTGATTGAACCACTACCAGGATTTAGCAATATTCTCTTAGCTACTGGACACTACCGCAATGGTGTTTTACTAGCACCAGCAACAGCTGACGCAATTCGTGAGATGATTATTTCTGGGCATTATAAAAAATAGTTTTTCATATTTGTGCTTTGACCAATAGTTGCTTAATGATACAAGCCTCCTGATTTATCAGTGGAATCAATCCAAAATCTAAAATCCAAAATCTAAAATTGTTTGACGTTTTATTAGGAAAATAGTGTGTCTTTAACAGAACATAAAATCAAAGTAGATTCTCTAGAATGGTTTTATCGCGAGTGTGAACCCATTGGCAGAACTGATTTGCTGCCTGTAGTATTACTACACGGTTTAGTATCACAGAGTTATAGCTGGCGGAATATTATGCCTGCTTTAGGGAGTCAGGGAACGAGAGCGATCGCACCTGATTGGATTGGTTATGGTTTTTCTGCCCAGCCCGAAAAATGGGACTTTGCATACACACCGGATAAATTTATTACTGCCTTGGAAGGATTTGTCAAGGCTTTAGAACTGGAACGTTTTTCGTTAGTTGTTCAAGGATATTTAGGTTCTGTTGGCTTACAATATGCCTTGCGCCATCCCGAACAAATTGCTAACATAGCTATTTTGAATACACCAATTTCCACCACTGCCAAATTGCCTTGGAAAATTAAACAACTGGGTTTACCATTGGCAGGTGAAATGATGACCCAAGACCCCCTCTTAGTTGATCGGACTCTCGAAGGTGGTAGTCGTTACCGCATCGAAGATAAAGATTTAGATATTTATCGCAAACCATTTTTAAAAGCTTCCACGGCGGGGCGAAGTCTCCTCGCAACTGTGCGGAATTTGCAACTAGACCAAGCAATGTCAGAAATAGAATCGGGATTTAAAGAATGGCAACAGCCAATTCTGATTCAGTGGGGAATGATTGACCCTTGGTTACCTATAGAGGTAGCACAAAAGTTTGCTGATTCTGTACCGAATGCCGAATTAATAAAAATTAATAATGTGGGGCATTATCCCCAAGAACACTACCACAAGACGATTCTAGA
This genomic interval from Nodularia sp. LEGE 06071 contains the following:
- a CDS encoding LemA family protein, which translates into the protein MMNNQEQRIPEEVAPEVLELASRYYTEQTQGYSSAELIAAGKEVDIPVEFIQQAIQDVKKREQEKQAAEKQSAKFRQQVLMIGAGIVAVCAVWTGWTYNSIQSSNNKVDAAGAQVENQLQRRADVIPSLVNVTQAFAKQEQELVALLVRSRQAYLQAATPEQKADAVVQVNQAINRFSQYAVANPQLQSSQLFTNLQYELTGTENRLAVERMRYNQAVQAHNQKIQSFPNSLVANIFGFEKQEFFPVTNTDLPQIPPQ
- a CDS encoding NAD(P)/FAD-dependent oxidoreductase encodes the protein MSHVVIIGCGVVGAAIAYELSLVKNLKITVIDRQLPAQASTGAALGVLMGVISHKIKGQAWRRRQTSIQRYETLIPELEAVTNRKIPFNRQGILSLFGSEENVAGWENLAAVRHSQGWELELWDTAKLKNLCPQVDHTKITGAVYSPQDRQLDPTALTLALVEAAQHNGVTCKFGVNVLGMDTPTSEIDTISQCHSVETTEGKIAADWIVVAAGLGSTPLTAQLNQMLDIRPVLGQALHIHLDQPLGNSDFQPVITGNDVHVVPLGGGDYWVGATVEFPSNADEILANPELLDTVWQQAIAFCPDLAPAEIIRTWSGLRPRPEGRPAPVIEPLPGFSNILLATGHYRNGVLLAPATADAIREMIISGHYKK
- a CDS encoding alpha/beta fold hydrolase; this translates as MSLTEHKIKVDSLEWFYRECEPIGRTDLLPVVLLHGLVSQSYSWRNIMPALGSQGTRAIAPDWIGYGFSAQPEKWDFAYTPDKFITALEGFVKALELERFSLVVQGYLGSVGLQYALRHPEQIANIAILNTPISTTAKLPWKIKQLGLPLAGEMMTQDPLLVDRTLEGGSRYRIEDKDLDIYRKPFLKASTAGRSLLATVRNLQLDQAMSEIESGFKEWQQPILIQWGMIDPWLPIEVAQKFADSVPNAELIKINNVGHYPQEHYHKTILEDLLPFVRRINT